One window from the genome of Gammaproteobacteria bacterium encodes:
- the hisG gene encoding ATP phosphoribosyltransferase, with translation MTSPKQQDLLHLAVPKGRIEEGVVSLLSDAGLRLRSGGRGYRPQLSVPGYEVKLLKPQNIVEMLAAGSRDIGFAGADWVAEKNAELIEMLDTGLDPVRVVAAAPLSLLEDGRLPNRRLTVASEYERLSRRWIAQRGLNAVFVRSYGATEVFPPEDADVIVDNTATGETLSANGLTVVDELITSSTRLYASPQVLDLPTKKAAIDGLVLSLRSVLEARRRVMVEFNVSAEYLEGIIEILPRMREPTIARLHGDSGMAVKAAVPRSELPALIPLLKEREATDIAVSRLEQIVP, from the coding sequence ATGACATCACCCAAACAACAAGACCTTCTTCACCTTGCCGTGCCCAAAGGCCGTATCGAGGAGGGGGTTGTGAGCCTCCTTTCGGACGCGGGTCTGAGATTGCGCAGCGGTGGCCGCGGGTACCGACCCCAGCTGTCGGTTCCCGGCTACGAGGTCAAACTCCTCAAACCACAGAACATCGTGGAGATGCTGGCGGCCGGGTCCCGCGATATCGGATTCGCCGGTGCCGATTGGGTGGCTGAAAAGAACGCCGAACTGATCGAGATGCTGGACACAGGTCTCGACCCGGTACGTGTCGTTGCCGCCGCGCCCCTGTCGCTTCTCGAGGATGGTCGCCTTCCGAATCGGCGGTTGACGGTTGCCAGTGAGTACGAGCGGTTGTCCCGTCGTTGGATAGCTCAGCGTGGTTTGAACGCCGTCTTCGTCCGCTCGTACGGGGCGACCGAAGTGTTTCCGCCCGAAGACGCCGACGTGATCGTCGACAACACTGCCACGGGGGAGACCCTCTCCGCCAACGGGCTTACCGTTGTGGATGAGCTGATCACGTCGTCGACTCGGCTGTACGCCAGCCCTCAGGTACTGGACTTGCCGACGAAGAAGGCGGCGATCGACGGTCTGGTGCTGAGTTTGCGGTCGGTGCTCGAGGCGAGACGCCGTGTGATGGTCGAGTTCAACGTGTCTGCCGAGTACCTCGAGGGGATCATCGAGATTCTCCCGCGCATGCGTGAACCGACCATTGCTCGCCTGCACGGTGATAGCGGAATGGCGGTGAAGGCCGCAGTGCCTCGTTCCGAGCTACCGGCGTTGATCCCCTTGCTCAAAGAACGTGAGGCAACGGATATCGCCGTCTCGCGACTGGAGCAGATCGTCCCATGA
- the hisB gene encoding imidazoleglycerol-phosphate dehydratase HisB, with amino-acid sequence MSRTADFARKTQEVDIVGSISLDGTGQSKLDTGVGFLDHMLSTLAKHARFDLDLTARGDLGVDDHHTAEDCGIAIGGAIDEALADRTGITRFGFAYAPLDEALCRAVVDLSGRGWAEVGIPFTRETIGDLATENIQHFLVSMAVEARMALHVDLIRGENNHHMAEAAFKAVALALRSAVSVTGGDVPSTKGTLR; translated from the coding sequence ATGAGCAGGACGGCGGATTTCGCACGCAAGACCCAAGAGGTCGACATCGTGGGCTCGATCAGCCTCGATGGGACCGGACAATCCAAGCTCGATACCGGAGTGGGCTTCCTCGACCACATGCTGTCCACCCTCGCCAAGCACGCAAGATTCGATCTCGATCTCACCGCCCGGGGAGACTTGGGTGTCGACGATCACCACACGGCCGAGGACTGTGGGATAGCCATCGGGGGTGCCATCGACGAGGCGTTGGCGGACCGGACCGGAATCACTCGGTTTGGCTTTGCCTATGCACCGTTGGATGAGGCACTGTGCCGTGCGGTCGTCGACCTCTCGGGCCGCGGATGGGCTGAGGTCGGGATCCCGTTCACGAGGGAGACCATCGGCGATCTCGCGACCGAGAACATACAACACTTCCTGGTGTCGATGGCGGTCGAGGCGCGCATGGCGCTTCATGTCGATCTGATCCGAGGCGAGAACAATCACCACATGGCAGAGGCCGCGTTCAAGGCAGTGGCTCTCGCCCTGCGGTCGGCGGTGAGCGTGACCGGCGGAGACGTTCCGAGCACCAAGGGAACCTTGCGATGA
- the hisH gene encoding imidazole glycerol phosphate synthase subunit HisH, translating into MSKSVVIVSTGTANTASVVAAFRRAGATPKLADDAKDVEAGDRVVVPGVGSFGAAMSRIDQVGMREVLSERIDEGRPTLAICLGLHLLCSASEESPGQLGLDLVPETVTRFDDEVRVPQLGWNMVEPERGSRFLTRGWAYFANSYRLSRIPQGWTGATSDYGGRFVSALERGDVLACQFHPELSGAWGAGILERWLTVTSGVA; encoded by the coding sequence ATGAGCAAGAGCGTCGTGATCGTCTCCACCGGTACGGCCAATACGGCATCGGTGGTCGCCGCGTTTCGGCGGGCTGGGGCTACTCCGAAGCTCGCAGACGACGCCAAGGACGTGGAGGCCGGCGACCGTGTGGTCGTTCCCGGTGTGGGTTCGTTCGGTGCCGCAATGTCGAGAATCGATCAGGTCGGGATGCGGGAGGTGCTGTCGGAGAGAATCGATGAGGGCCGTCCCACTCTGGCGATCTGTCTCGGGTTGCATCTGCTCTGTAGCGCGAGCGAGGAGAGCCCGGGGCAGCTCGGTCTTGATCTGGTCCCCGAAACGGTCACTCGGTTCGACGACGAGGTCAGGGTGCCTCAACTCGGGTGGAACATGGTCGAACCTGAACGAGGAAGCCGGTTTCTCACACGGGGCTGGGCCTACTTCGCCAACTCGTACCGGCTGTCGCGAATACCGCAAGGATGGACGGGCGCAACGAGCGACTACGGAGGCCGGTTCGTGTCGGCGCTGGAACGGGGCGACGTCCTGGCTTGTCAGTTCCACCCCGAACTGTCCGGCGCCTGGGGCGCCGGCATCCTGGAACGATGGCTGACGGTCACTTCGGGGGTGGCGTGA
- the hisF gene encoding imidazole glycerol phosphate synthase subunit HisF: protein MLASRVIPCLDIRDGRVVKGVRFQDLRDAGDPVACAAAYEDQGADEIVLLDVSATPEGRSHAVETVQAVRSVLSIPLTVGGGVRSPEDAGRLLDAGADKVGVNTAAVTRPSLVSDIAQRFGSQCTVLAVDAARRSTRGWEVVVESGRRRTGIDVVEWCRAATAGGAGEILLTSWDRDGTKDGYDLELVAAVSSAVSVPVIASGGASNAAHLREGLEAGATGVLVASILHDGVTTVGELKARLGTMGVEVRQ from the coding sequence ATGCTTGCGTCCCGCGTCATCCCCTGCCTCGACATCAGGGACGGGCGTGTTGTCAAGGGTGTCCGTTTTCAGGATCTGCGCGACGCCGGCGACCCGGTTGCCTGCGCCGCCGCCTACGAGGACCAGGGCGCCGACGAGATCGTTCTTCTCGATGTGTCGGCAACGCCCGAAGGTCGAAGTCATGCCGTTGAAACGGTCCAGGCGGTACGGTCGGTCCTCTCGATTCCGCTCACCGTCGGTGGGGGAGTCCGTTCCCCCGAGGACGCGGGGAGGCTTCTCGACGCCGGCGCGGACAAAGTGGGTGTCAACACGGCGGCGGTGACACGGCCCAGCCTGGTCTCGGACATCGCGCAGCGTTTCGGCTCTCAATGCACCGTTCTCGCCGTTGACGCCGCCAGGCGATCGACCCGTGGATGGGAAGTCGTGGTGGAGAGCGGCCGGAGACGGACCGGAATCGATGTCGTCGAATGGTGCCGGGCAGCGACCGCAGGCGGAGCCGGAGAGATCCTTCTCACGAGCTGGGATCGTGACGGGACCAAGGACGGGTACGATCTGGAGCTGGTCGCCGCGGTCAGCTCGGCAGTGAGCGTTCCGGTGATCGCGTCCGGTGGGGCCAGCAACGCCGCGCATCTCAGGGAGGGCCTCGAGGCGGGAGCCACGGGGGTCCTCGTTGCGTCGATTCTCCACGATGGCGTGACGACCGTCGGAGAGCTCAAGGCCCGACTGGGCACCATGGGAGTGGAGGTGCGACAGTGA
- a CDS encoding aminotransferase class I/II-fold pyridoxal phosphate-dependent enzyme: MSRPTAYSPPRSEYPIDLDLSRNEGQPPSTSLLSHVSDEARLVSRYPETSALRESIAELHGVDTDRVLVTAGGDDALLRCFLARMGPGRKAVATYPSFEMIPRYAGQVGGRLVEVPWWQGAFPTEAVMSAISDDTDAVFVVSPNNPTGGVIDEAALGEMAARARLVVLDAAYGDFADCDLTGAALEMKNVAIVRTLSKAWGLAGLRVGYLLGSTELVTELAAYANPYPVSGLSASLATKRLNDRNEVAEFIGNVRSQRDALAGILDSLGVVTLPSQANFLLARFDAPEWVLSAAASLGVALRRFPHRPGLESYLRITLPGDQPRFERLVHTLASAVAPEALLFDIDGVLADVSDSQVTAIVETAASFGVDVTRRDIEEAKAAGNANDDWELTRRLCADSGVEAPISVVIDRFETLYQGVDGLEGLKLREEALVDAATLERWAEMLPIGVVTGRPRSDAEEFLARFGMLDSISVLVAKEDTRLKPDPAPVRLALERLGVDRAWMLGDTPDDVAAARGAGVIPIGIVAPGDDPNRARRSLAGVARILGSVSELEGLFS; the protein is encoded by the coding sequence ATGAGCCGGCCCACCGCATATTCGCCTCCTCGGTCCGAGTATCCGATCGATCTGGACCTGTCGAGGAACGAGGGGCAACCGCCATCGACTTCCCTGCTGAGCCACGTCTCCGACGAGGCCCGCCTGGTGAGTCGATACCCGGAGACTTCTGCACTGAGAGAGAGTATCGCCGAGCTTCACGGAGTCGACACCGATCGAGTGCTGGTGACTGCCGGCGGCGACGACGCCCTGCTGAGATGTTTCCTCGCTCGCATGGGCCCAGGCCGGAAGGCGGTAGCCACGTATCCGAGCTTCGAGATGATCCCCCGTTATGCCGGCCAGGTGGGAGGTCGCTTGGTCGAGGTGCCCTGGTGGCAAGGTGCCTTCCCGACAGAAGCCGTCATGAGCGCCATCTCGGATGACACGGATGCCGTGTTCGTGGTCTCACCGAACAACCCGACGGGGGGAGTGATCGACGAAGCCGCCCTGGGCGAGATGGCGGCGAGAGCGCGTCTGGTGGTACTCGATGCCGCCTATGGTGACTTTGCCGATTGTGACCTGACCGGCGCTGCTCTCGAAATGAAGAATGTCGCCATCGTTCGCACCCTCTCCAAAGCTTGGGGTCTGGCCGGCCTCCGGGTCGGCTACCTGCTGGGTTCCACCGAGCTGGTTACGGAGCTGGCGGCGTACGCGAATCCGTACCCGGTATCCGGGCTTTCGGCATCTCTTGCGACGAAGCGCCTGAATGATCGAAACGAGGTCGCCGAGTTCATCGGCAATGTGAGATCTCAGCGAGACGCGCTGGCCGGAATCCTCGATTCGCTCGGCGTCGTCACATTGCCATCTCAGGCCAACTTCCTCTTGGCCCGATTCGACGCTCCGGAATGGGTGCTTTCCGCTGCTGCGTCTCTGGGAGTTGCGCTGCGAAGGTTCCCGCATCGCCCGGGACTCGAGAGCTACCTTCGGATCACCCTGCCCGGCGACCAGCCTCGGTTCGAGCGTCTGGTCCACACTCTGGCGTCGGCCGTTGCTCCCGAGGCCCTGTTGTTCGACATCGATGGTGTCCTCGCCGATGTTTCCGACTCTCAGGTGACCGCGATCGTCGAAACCGCAGCGAGTTTCGGAGTCGATGTGACCCGTCGGGATATCGAGGAGGCCAAAGCGGCGGGCAACGCGAACGACGATTGGGAGCTGACGCGAAGACTTTGCGCCGACTCCGGCGTGGAGGCGCCGATATCCGTTGTCATCGACCGGTTCGAGACTCTCTACCAGGGAGTCGACGGCCTCGAAGGTCTCAAACTGCGCGAGGAGGCGCTGGTGGATGCCGCCACGTTGGAGCGGTGGGCGGAGATGCTTCCCATAGGTGTCGTGACGGGACGACCAAGGTCTGATGCCGAGGAGTTCCTCGCCCGGTTCGGGATGTTGGATTCGATCTCGGTACTGGTCGCCAAAGAAGACACTCGTCTGAAGCCCGACCCGGCACCGGTCCGGTTGGCTCTGGAGCGTCTCGGTGTCGACAGGGCCTGGATGTTGGGCGACACCCCTGATGACGTAGCTGCGGCAAGAGGTGCAGGAGTGATCCCGATCGGGATCGTTGCACCTGGCGATGACCCGAACCGGGCTCGACGGTCTCTGGCCGGAGTCGCACGGATCCTCGGGTCGGTCTCGGAACTGGAAGGACTCTTTTCATGA
- the hisE gene encoding phosphoribosyl-ATP diphosphatase, whose amino-acid sequence MIIPSIDISHGSTVQLVGGEKPVLDAGDPRPLLERFSVAGEVAVIDIDAARGEGDNAALIADLCRRGPTRVGGGIRDVTTARRWLDAGARRVIIGTAATPELLSQLPRERVIVALDSRDGDVVTHGWRRTTGETVLSRVEELRDFCGGFLITFVEREGLLQGTDLERAAAVVAAAGDSRVTVAGGIVSADEIRELDRLGADAQVGMALYTGKMSLADAIAAPLRSLQPEGLWATVVADEAGQALGLVWSSMESLRLAIETRTGIYQSRSRGLWVKGETSGATQELIKIDADCDRDALRFTVRQKHGFCHLGHRSCWGEDNGIQRLARRLIGIAEEGASGNTATLLNDPALLAAKIREEANELAVAAAHQDVIAEAADLLYFTLVKTASAGVTLEEVAKELDRRELKVSRRPMEAKEVPQ is encoded by the coding sequence GTGATCATTCCCTCTATCGACATTTCGCACGGTTCGACGGTCCAGCTCGTCGGGGGCGAGAAGCCGGTTTTGGACGCCGGTGATCCCAGGCCTCTCCTGGAACGGTTCTCGGTGGCCGGGGAGGTGGCCGTCATCGACATCGACGCCGCTCGCGGTGAGGGGGACAACGCCGCCCTCATCGCCGATCTGTGCCGACGAGGTCCAACGCGGGTGGGCGGTGGCATACGTGATGTCACCACTGCCCGACGTTGGCTGGACGCCGGGGCGAGGCGGGTGATCATCGGGACGGCTGCGACACCGGAACTGTTGTCGCAGCTTCCTCGCGAGCGGGTGATCGTGGCCCTCGATTCCCGTGATGGGGATGTGGTAACCCACGGGTGGCGTCGCACGACAGGAGAAACCGTCTTGTCGCGAGTGGAGGAGCTTCGCGACTTCTGCGGAGGCTTTCTCATCACATTCGTGGAACGTGAGGGGCTTCTTCAAGGAACCGATCTGGAGCGCGCCGCGGCGGTGGTGGCCGCGGCCGGTGACAGCAGAGTGACCGTGGCCGGTGGAATCGTATCCGCAGACGAGATCCGAGAACTCGATCGTCTCGGCGCAGATGCTCAGGTGGGTATGGCCCTCTATACGGGAAAGATGTCCCTGGCAGACGCCATAGCCGCACCGCTGAGGTCCCTCCAGCCCGAAGGACTTTGGGCGACCGTGGTCGCCGACGAGGCGGGTCAGGCGCTTGGTCTCGTCTGGTCGAGCATGGAGAGCCTCCGTCTGGCCATCGAGACGAGAACCGGTATCTATCAGAGCCGATCCCGCGGGCTCTGGGTCAAAGGGGAGACCTCCGGGGCGACACAAGAGCTGATCAAGATCGACGCGGACTGTGATCGTGACGCCTTGCGCTTCACGGTTCGTCAGAAGCACGGATTCTGCCATCTCGGTCATCGGTCCTGCTGGGGTGAAGACAACGGGATACAGCGACTCGCCCGCCGCCTCATCGGGATCGCCGAAGAAGGGGCGAGCGGCAACACCGCCACCCTCTTGAACGATCCCGCCCTTCTCGCCGCGAAGATCCGTGAAGAAGCGAACGAGCTCGCCGTGGCGGCGGCTCACCAAGACGTGATCGCAGAAGCAGCGGACCTTCTCTACTTCACCTTGGTCAAGACCGCCTCGGCGGGTGTCACGCTGGAGGAGGTCGCCAAGGAGCTCGATCGACGAGAGTTGAAGGTCAGCCGAAGGCCGATGGAGGCCAAGGAGGTT